Genomic DNA from Gilliamella sp. ESL0441:
AGAGGTACCAATACCTGTTGCAATAACGCGTAATGTTCCCCAAAAAAACGAATCCCCCAGACCACTTAAAGGCCCCATTAGTGCAATTTTGACATCATTGATAGCGCTTTTATCAAAATCACTATCGGTGGCATTTTGTTCTTCCATGGCAATACAAATACCTAGTGGAAAGGTGATTAACCATGGTGTGACGTTATAAAATTCTAAATGTCGTTGATAGGCATCAGTGAGTTCGATTTTATTATGACTGTAAATCTTATCTAAAGCTGGTCTCATCGCATAGGAATAGCCTAAGTTCATTTGTCGTTCATAATTCCATGACCATTCAGCGGTAAATGAACGCCAAAACGTTCTGGATAACTCCTTATTGGTTATTAGTTTAGAACTCTTCATTTTCATAATCGATCTCCTGTGCAACTACCGCATTTCCCATAGTGGTACTGAGTTTTTGCCCACTTTCTTCTGTAATCATCTTTTTGCCATTAAATGCCGAATAACCCGTTAAAATGAGCGCAAGACATCCCCCAAAGATTGCCACACCGGTAACGGGTACTTTCATATAAACGGCAAGTGCAAAACCAAAAATAAAGAAGGTAGCATTGGTCTTTTTAATCATGATTTTCATTAACATTGCAAATCCAAATGCCGGCAATAAACCAGTTGCAATACCTAGTCCTTCAATAATAAATTTAGGTATCATTTCCAATAGACCATTCACCGCAGAACTGCCAAATAGATAAGAAAGTCCTACGACTAAACCGATTGGCAGATTGATTGAAAAGAATCCACCTAATAAATTCATTCGATCCATACCTTTACCATTGCCTTCACTGGCGTATTTATCCGCTTTATGAACAAAGTAAGGAAGAATAAAAAGAAAACATAAGTTTTTAACCAATAAAACTAATGAAGCAATAGGAATACCTAACGCCAAAGCAATTTCGGTACTTTTACCTGCCCCAATGGCGAACGCGGTACCCAGTATACTGCCTGATATAATTTCGGGTGGAATAGAAGCGCCAATAGAAAACGAACCTACAAATGCGAGTTCTAATGTAGCACCAATAACAATACCTTGTGTGATGTCGCCCATGACTAAACCAGCTAAAGTACAAGTAACAAGTGGTCTGGATAACATTGATGAACCTAATAAGTATTCACCATTGGCTAACATCGCAATCAAAGCTAAAACAATAGCTGTTAATTCGATACTCATATTTTTGTCCCTCTTAACTATTTTTCAAATTTTTGCTTTGATTCGCTTGGGACTTGTTGAATATAGATCTCAATGCCGTCTTGTTGTAATCCTGTTAATAAATCCGCCTCAGTATCAGTTAAATTGATTGTTTTAGAGTAATTTTTTGTCCCTTCTCGAGGTTTAGTACCGCCTAAATTTAGGCTAGTGACTTTTCCTTGCGTGGCTCGTATGAGTTTTTCAGCATCTGCAACGGATTCAACGACAATTAACATTTGATATTTATCTGTTACGCCTGAATTGATCGCCTCAATACTGTCATCAATTGACTTCATCACTAATTTTGCATTTTCTGGTTTAGCTAAACGAATAGCAGATTTACGTAATTCGTCATTAGCCACGACATCATTAGCCACTAAAATAGTGTTTGCACCAACATTTTCGAACCATGAAACAACTACCTGACCATGTAATAAACGGTGATCTACACGTAATAATTTAATCATTGATATACCTCCTAGGTGAAATCGACCACATATTTAGTATTACTAGCAAACTTGTACTCAAGCGCAATCGGTTCGTTATTAATATCAAAATAGTGATTAGTAATTTTAAAAAATGGGGCGTTAATATTGATACGTAATTGTTTGGAAAGTTCAGCATTGGCTACCATCAATTGCAAATCTTGCTCTAATTTATCGACTTTTTTCTTTCCCGAATTAATGATTTCAAGTGCTGATAGTACCTTGATAATGGAAAGCTGAAAGTCAGGAAAATTAGTTAACGGTAGCAAAAAAATGGTTTTCGTTACGCTATTTGTTGCTATCTCCAAAAAACCAATAAAGTAGATAAGTTCCGTTGATTTTATTTTTAATAATTGGCTGTAATAACAACCTGCTTGCCTGAGATAGGCTTCTTTGATCTGCTTTTTATGATTTGAATAAGCTTGAGGTTTAATTATGCCTGTCATTTCTAAAATCGTTTGAGTTGAAAGTGTAGGAGCGACAAATAATCCAACCCCTTTCTTTCTGACCACCATATTTTTTTCAACTAAACGATCAATCGCTTTACGGACTGTGGTTCGACTGACATCATAATCTTTTTGCAACTGACCTTCTGGCGGTAACTCTGCACCCACACTATATTGTCCTGTACTTATCTGCTCCATTAATTGGAGTGCTAATTTTTCAAATAACTTCATTTGTATTCTTCCTGATAATTAAAGATATTTTTTGCAGATAAGTGATATTTAAATCGATTACCAATTAAGTACTGGTCGGTGTGTTCAAACGGTTCAAAGTCATGATCATAACTGTAACTTGATACTTTATAGATAGGTGTGCCTTCAGTAATTGCTAAATATTTGGCTTTATCGTTGAGAGCGACTTCATATGCGATCTCTTCTCGACCATGACTGGGTATAACATGAAAATGTGTTTTTAAATATTCATAAAGCGAAACATCATTTAAATCTTGTTTAACTAAATCTTTAAATTTTTTAGAAGGAAGATAACTTATTTCATAAGATAACGGAGTTTTATTCAATAAACGTTGTCTTGCTATTCTGATTAATCGCTGATTTGATTTAAAAAAGGTGTTTAATTCGGTAGGCATTGGGATGATATCATTAGAGAGTACTTTAATTTTGATGTGAACATCATCTTCTTTTTGGCACTCTTCAGTAAACGAAGACATTTTTAGCATATTCATTTCAAAGACAGTATGATTAGGGAGATGGTGATCTTCCTGAAAAACATCACCTTCCATCATTAAATCACTTAATGCTCTTCTAACTGTCGTTCGGCTTACCCCAAAATATTCGGCAAGCCCTCTTTCTGTCTTTATTTGACTGATTATTTTAGGATTTGCTCTAATTTGTTCTTCGACTTCAGTTTTGACTGCAATATCACGGTATTCCAAAGATCACGCTCCATATTTGGGCTTTTTTATCCAATAGATATATCTTTAACAACCAATTACTGATTAAAAATTATCTAAAAAAATACATGCCGTCAATTTTAAGTACCAAAAGTGTAGCCGAGATCACAATATTTATTATTAACTACATAAAATCAGGACAATAACTATTTAGTGTGAATTAACTAATAGGTGAAGTAATTAAAATAGAATAATTACAGATAATTTAGACAAGATAGGTGCAAGCTTATCTATGATTAAAGTGGAATCGCTTCCACCTCAATCTATTAAAATTATGGACGAAAATAATATTTATAAATTTGTTGAACTTGGTGTGAGTTATGTTTTATCAGATAAAGTGTAAGCGATTATTCTCGATTCTCTTCTCATCAAAACCTAGATAACAAAAAAGCCCGCTCATAAGAGCAGGCTTTTTGTTCAAATTGGTCGGCGAGAGAGGATTACTCGCATTTCATGCTCGCCCTTCGGGTCGTTGCTGAAGCAACGCTGTTTCGCTTCGCTCAGCTCAAACCTCCAGTCGGTTCTCATCCTCTTTAAACGTAGATAACAAAAAAGCCCACTCATAAGAGTAGGCTTTTTTGTTCAAATTGGTCGGCGAGAGAGGATTACTCGCATTTCATGCTCGCCCTTCGGGTCGTTGCTGAAGCAACGCTGTTTCGCTTCGCTCAGCTCAAACCTCCAGTCGGTTCTCATCCTCTTTAAACGTAGATAACAAAAAAGCCCACTCATAAGAGTAGGCTTTTTTGTTCAAATTGGTCGGCGAGAGAGGATTCGAACCTCCGACCCACTGGTCCCAAACCAGTTGCGCTACCAAGCTGCGCTACTCGCCGTCAGATTTATTATGCATTGCATAAATGGGGTGGCTAATGGGACTCGAACCCACGACAACTGGAATCACAATCCAGGGCTCTACCAACTGAGCTATAGCCACCGCTGAAGTAGGACGAAATATTACGCATAAAAAATAATATTGTCCAGTATATTTTTAAAAAAAATCTTCAATTGGTTATATAAAAACCGCCTTATGGTTTAACCCTCTAGTATATTTAAACTTTATGCGACATGATATGAATAATCTGTGTATCAGTGGCTTTCATGCTGTTACTGACAATTGCCCCTAAATTATTAATTGACGTTTCAACGCTATCACACACAATCCCTTCTTTACCGGTGACCCGAATACGATTTAAAGCCATGAGAACGGCTTTGAAAGCTGAAGATACGGATGTTGAAACTTTCATAGCGCAACTATTAGATGCACCATCACAAATAATACCAGATAAATCCCCAATCATACTACAAATAGCCATATCTACCGGTTCATACTCTCTTTTGCCTAACAACCATGCCATTCCTGCTGCTGAGCCCATAGCAGCAGTTGAAGCGGCACAAAGCGCAGATAATGGCGGATATTTACTATGGATATAGATTGCTATGGTGTGCGATAAAATAAGCGCTCTGGCTAATTGCTCTTGAGAGGCTTTTAAATGTTCAGCCACAACAACAACAGGCATGGTTGCCGTAATACCTTGGTTACCAGAACCTGAATTACTCATTGCTGGCAATGTAGCTCCGCCCATTCGAGCATCAGATGCTGCTGTGGTGCGAATAATCACTTTAGACAGTAAATCATCCGCCATTAATCCATTTTTTGTATGTTCATGTAATGTAGCCGCAATACTTAATCCGTATTCTCGTTTTAACCCTTCTTCAGATAAAGCATTGTTTAATTTAGCAGCCTGTAAAATAAATTTTATATCATCAAAATTTGCATAGGTAGCAAATTCATAAATAGATTTTACCGACATTTGTTTTATTATTGGATTTTGATTTAATTGATCGGCACAATCCGAATCAGATTGATAAATTATTTCACTATTTTTTTCGATTAAAACTAAATTGGTATGTGAATTTTCAACACAAACTCTAACATGATCTGTTTCAGTGTAAATATTAGCTTCGGAGTAGATAGCTTTGTGATTTTCAGCTATATGGACACTAACTTTATTATCGGTAAGCATTTTTTTTGCTTGTATAAGTTGCTGTGAAGTAATTTTTTTTAATACTTCCAAACCAGCATCAGCGTCACCACCGATAGCCCCAATCGCAGCAGCAATAGGTAAGCCAACCATACCAGTACCAGGAACAGTGACACCCATTCCATTCTTCATCAAATTAGGGGAAACATAAGCCTCTATTTTTTTTATTTTGCTTTTGTCTATATACTGAGTTGCTACAGCTGAAGCAAATGCCAGAGAAATAGGTTCTGTACAACCAAGTGCTGGTAAAACTTCATGCTTTATTAGTTCAATTAATGCCTGCCATTGCAATTGTTGTCCAAACTTATCCATTGATTAATCGTAAAATTATTAGGTGAAAATTTAACAAATTCTTTATTATTATTTTATTATATCTTAAGTCATATTTGAATGATGATATTACACAATCTCTATATAATAGTGCAATTTTATAGCAAATAAATTAATTAAAATAGAACATTATTCATTTTCGTTTAAATTTTAATTAAAGCTATAGTTAAACTAAAGTTTTTGTTATCAACCAGGTAGTAAATTAAACAGCCAGTAATTGTTCAAAATATGTAATATTTTAGTAAAGTTACCTGACATTTTTTTTATTATTGTAATAATGTAACTACCTATAATTAAATAATAATGGCGATTATGATAAATATTTTATTAATTGATGATGATGTTGAATTATCACAAATGCTTAGTGAATATTTGACCAACGAAGGGTTTAATATCAAAAGCGTTTATTTAGGTAAAGATGGTATCGAAGAGGCACTATCAGGCAAATATCGAGCAGCTATCCTTGATGTGATGTTACCCGATATTAATGGTATTGATGTTCTAAAAAGTATCCGTCAACAATGTAATATGCCAGTTATTATGCTAACGGCAAAAGGTGACAATATCGATCGCGTTTTAGGCTTAGAACTCGGTGCTGATGATTATATTCCTAAACCATGTTATCCACGCGAATTATTAGCGAGATTGCGTGCTGTTTTGCGTCGCTTTGATGAACGTTCAGTTGAAACCGTCGACGACAAAAAATACCATTTTAATGGTTTAGTATTAGATTTACCGCAACGGTTATGTACTTGGAATGGTCAAGTTATTGATTTAACTTCTACTGAGTTTAATTTACTTGTTTTACTTGTAAAACATAGTGAACGGGTTGTCACAAAAGAAGAATTGTCCGAGATAGGACTTGGCCGTGCACGTGAGCTTTATGACCGCAGTGTCGATGTGCATATCAGTAATATTCGTCAGAAATTACATCAAGTCGCACAAAATGTGGTAACTATCGAAACCATCAGAGCGGTTGGTTATCGTATTCGTTAATATCATAATAGGCTTAAGATGAATCGTCGATTATTTTGGAAAATACTCATTATATTTTGGGTGATTTTCTATCTTACTTTCCAGTTAACCTGGATTGCATTTTCTTATTATATAGAAAATAAAAACCAACGATTTCTCAACCATATGCCGACAAAAGTCGACATGATTGCCCAATTATTACATGTAGCAGGTGAGAACGAAACCCTCAATTTTGTTGCTCATCTACCTGAACGTGAGCGAGTTTTGTTATCGATAAAACTAATCTCGCCTCAAAATGATCAGGTTAATATCATTACTGATGAATTAGAACCACCAAATTATATTTACCAACGTACTGCGGTTGCACCTGATGGTACTCTTTATGCGGTGTCGTTTAGGGAAGATAAAGATAAAGACGATCAAGTCAAAAAAGCCCTGTTTAATATGCCAATGCCAATTTTATTAATGGGTATTTGTGTCGGATTAGTATTCAGTCTTTTCTTAGCTTGGAATCTAACCAGACCAATGAAGCTACTAAGACAAGGCTTTTTTCGGGTGTCTCAAGGCGATCTTTCTGTCCGGTTATTCAATAAATTAAAACCTCGACGAGATGAACTTAGCGAATTGGGCAAAGATTTTGACATGATGGTTGAACAGCTTAATATTCTAATTTCTGATCGCCAAGCTTTACTTCACGATGTTTCGCATGAACTTAGAACACCACTTGCGCGCTTACAATTAGCCATTGGTTTAGCCCAGCAAAATAAGCAAAATATTGATAATTCCCTTGCTAGAATTGAATTGGAATCTCAACGGTTAGATCAGCTTATAGGTGAAATTTTGAATTATTCACGTGCTGAAATGAACAATCGCACTGACGAATATTTTGATTTAAAAGATTTACTTCGGGTAGTCATTAATGATGCAAACTATGAAGCAAATCACCAATCGATTAATGTCCACTTTATTTCTTCACCTATTATCCATTCAATTGTTAAAGGAAATTCCGAACAAATCCGTCGAGCTGTTGAAAATATTATTCGTAATGCGATTCGTTTTTCTAAAGCAGGTCAAGTCGTAGAAGTTTTATTAAAAGAAGTGGGTAAATACTTACAAATTGAAGTTAAAGATCGTGGTCCTGGCGTTGATCCAAATAAACTATCCAGTATATTCGAGCCCTTTGTCCGTATACAATCGCCTCAATTAGGTAAAGGATATGGTCTAGGTCTTGCTATCGCAAGAAAAACCTTTACCATGCACAATGGTACAATTCAAGCGACTAATCGTGATGGTGGTGGATTGATTGTCACTATTCGCTTACCGTATTGGCGAAAACACTAAAAAGAGCGACTTTTTAATTAATAACACTCGATATTAACGGTTAGTACATATTCTTTAATTAGTCTCTCTAAATCAATTTTATCATGACCGATAAAATTCAACACTTGTGTGATAATATTTGGTTCATTTTCCAATATAGCCTTATATTGTTTGATATATTGACTAGCAATAGGCTTATATGACCAATGCCACTCTTCTGGCTGATAGCCTCCATGTCTTCCTTCGTTAAACGCTTGGCAAAAGCCATATTTAGGTAAATTGTCCTGAAGCCATTTATATAAAATGATACCTTTTTTATCATTTTGAAAGTATTCAGATGAAACACTGGTAATATCGATATCTGTTCCCCAATGATGACGAGAAGTACCCGGCATTGATGAATATTTTAAAATCTCGTCGGCAATCTGTTGAGGATCATTAAGCTTATCTGACAAATTACCCCACTTACGCTGCCAAATTGAGTTTTGGTAGGTATAATTACGTGTTGCACTAACAATGATAAACGGAATATCAGGATGCTCTTTTTTAAAGGCTTGATAGGCTTTAATCAGTTGCTGCGTTGGTTCTTTTTGAAGATACATGCCCTTTTTATTGACAGGTAATATTGTTGAATCTAATGCAACAAAATTACTATCTATTTTTTCATCAAACTGTCCAATTAATTTATTTAAAGGTATTGGTTGTGCCATAGTAAAATTTGAATATAAAAGTAAAGTTAATGTTTGGATTAAGTAGGAAATCTTGACGTATTTTACTAATTTTTTTTTCATTGTTGATATCACTAATATTCTATTAGCCAGATAAAAGGAAAACCAGTATAATTCTTCCCTTATATTTTAAACAGCCATAATGTGTAAAAACGAGGCCATATGTTAACACCTGCTACACCAAATACGTCTGTTAATTCTTCAGATACAATTAATCTTAATACAAGTAATCTCAAAAGTGAAAAAATAAATTTACTTGATTTAACTCGTCAACAATTAAGAGAGTTTTTTATTTCATTGGGAGAGAAGCCATTTAGAGCTGATCAAGTCATGAAATGGATCTATCATTTTGGAATCGACGATTTTGATCAGATGACCGATATCAATAAAAAATTGCGTGAACATTTAAAGACGATTGCTGAAATTAAAGCTCCAGTTATTGCTCTAGAACAACGTTCAGCTGATGGGACTATTAAATGGGCGCTTGATGTAGGGAATAATCAGATGATTGAATCCGTTTATATTCCTGAACGAGATCGCGCAACGTTATGTGTTTCCTCGCAAGTTGGTTGCGCTTTAGAGTGCAAGTTTTGTTCAACCGCTCAACAAGGTTTTAACCGTAATTTATCCGTATCAGAAATTATAGGTCAAGTATGGCGTGCCTCGAATGCCATCGGTGTGACTGGAAAGTTAGCAGATAGACCAATTACTAATATAGTTATGATGGGAATGGGCGAACCATTACTTAATTTATCAAACGTTGCACCTGCAATGGAAATAATGTTAGATGATTTTGGTTATGGTTTATCAAAACGACGTGTAACGCTTTCAACTTCTGGGGTTGTTCCTGCTTTAGATAAATTGGCCGGCATGATCGATGTTGCACTTGCAATATCACTACATGCACCAAATGATAATATTCGTAGTGAAATTATGCCAATAAATCAAAAATATAATATGGCGATGTTACGGGACTCTATTTTACGTTATCTATCAACCTCTAATGCTAATCATGGTAAAGTAACAATAGAATATGTATTACTTAACCAAATCAATGATAGTGTTGAACATGCTCACGAACTTGCTAAATATTTAAAAAATGTTCCTAGTAAAATTAATTTAATCCCATGGAATCCTTTTCCTGGTGCACCTTATTCAAGATGTTCGAATACTCGTATAGACCGTTTCATGAAAACGTTAATGGGTTATGGGTTTACAGTAATTGTCAGAAAAACACGAGGGGATGATATTGATGCGGCTTGTGGCCAATTAGCGGGTGAA
This window encodes:
- a CDS encoding PTS sugar transporter subunit IIC — its product is MSIELTAIVLALIAMLANGEYLLGSSMLSRPLVTCTLAGLVMGDITQGIVIGATLELAFVGSFSIGASIPPEIISGSILGTAFAIGAGKSTEIALALGIPIASLVLLVKNLCFLFILPYFVHKADKYASEGNGKGMDRMNLLGGFFSINLPIGLVVGLSYLFGSSAVNGLLEMIPKFIIEGLGIATGLLPAFGFAMLMKIMIKKTNATFFIFGFALAVYMKVPVTGVAIFGGCLALILTGYSAFNGKKMITEESGQKLSTTMGNAVVAQEIDYENEEF
- a CDS encoding PTS sugar transporter subunit IIB, translated to MIKLLRVDHRLLHGQVVVSWFENVGANTILVANDVVANDELRKSAIRLAKPENAKLVMKSIDDSIEAINSGVTDKYQMLIVVESVADAEKLIRATQGKVTSLNLGGTKPREGTKNYSKTINLTDTEADLLTGLQQDGIEIYIQQVPSESKQKFEK
- a CDS encoding GntR family transcriptional regulator; translation: MKLFEKLALQLMEQISTGQYSVGAELPPEGQLQKDYDVSRTTVRKAIDRLVEKNMVVRKKGVGLFVAPTLSTQTILEMTGIIKPQAYSNHKKQIKEAYLRQAGCYYSQLLKIKSTELIYFIGFLEIATNSVTKTIFLLPLTNFPDFQLSIIKVLSALEIINSGKKKVDKLEQDLQLMVANAELSKQLRININAPFFKITNHYFDINNEPIALEYKFASNTKYVVDFT
- a CDS encoding GntR family transcriptional regulator, which gives rise to MEYRDIAVKTEVEEQIRANPKIISQIKTERGLAEYFGVSRTTVRRALSDLMMEGDVFQEDHHLPNHTVFEMNMLKMSSFTEECQKEDDVHIKIKVLSNDIIPMPTELNTFFKSNQRLIRIARQRLLNKTPLSYEISYLPSKKFKDLVKQDLNDVSLYEYLKTHFHVIPSHGREEIAYEVALNDKAKYLAITEGTPIYKVSSYSYDHDFEPFEHTDQYLIGNRFKYHLSAKNIFNYQEEYK
- a CDS encoding serine dehydratase subunit alpha family protein, coding for MDKFGQQLQWQALIELIKHEVLPALGCTEPISLAFASAVATQYIDKSKIKKIEAYVSPNLMKNGMGVTVPGTGMVGLPIAAAIGAIGGDADAGLEVLKKITSQQLIQAKKMLTDNKVSVHIAENHKAIYSEANIYTETDHVRVCVENSHTNLVLIEKNSEIIYQSDSDCADQLNQNPIIKQMSVKSIYEFATYANFDDIKFILQAAKLNNALSEEGLKREYGLSIAATLHEHTKNGLMADDLLSKVIIRTTAASDARMGGATLPAMSNSGSGNQGITATMPVVVVAEHLKASQEQLARALILSHTIAIYIHSKYPPLSALCAASTAAMGSAAGMAWLLGKREYEPVDMAICSMIGDLSGIICDGASNSCAMKVSTSVSSAFKAVLMALNRIRVTGKEGIVCDSVETSINNLGAIVSNSMKATDTQIIHIMSHKV
- a CDS encoding response regulator transcription factor, with translation MNILLIDDDVELSQMLSEYLTNEGFNIKSVYLGKDGIEEALSGKYRAAILDVMLPDINGIDVLKSIRQQCNMPVIMLTAKGDNIDRVLGLELGADDYIPKPCYPRELLARLRAVLRRFDERSVETVDDKKYHFNGLVLDLPQRLCTWNGQVIDLTSTEFNLLVLLVKHSERVVTKEELSEIGLGRARELYDRSVDVHISNIRQKLHQVAQNVVTIETIRAVGYRIR
- a CDS encoding ATP-binding protein; the protein is MNRRLFWKILIIFWVIFYLTFQLTWIAFSYYIENKNQRFLNHMPTKVDMIAQLLHVAGENETLNFVAHLPERERVLLSIKLISPQNDQVNIITDELEPPNYIYQRTAVAPDGTLYAVSFREDKDKDDQVKKALFNMPMPILLMGICVGLVFSLFLAWNLTRPMKLLRQGFFRVSQGDLSVRLFNKLKPRRDELSELGKDFDMMVEQLNILISDRQALLHDVSHELRTPLARLQLAIGLAQQNKQNIDNSLARIELESQRLDQLIGEILNYSRAEMNNRTDEYFDLKDLLRVVINDANYEANHQSINVHFISSPIIHSIVKGNSEQIRRAVENIIRNAIRFSKAGQVVEVLLKEVGKYLQIEVKDRGPGVDPNKLSSIFEPFVRIQSPQLGKGYGLGLAIARKTFTMHNGTIQATNRDGGGLIVTIRLPYWRKH
- a CDS encoding M15 family metallopeptidase; protein product: MKKKLVKYVKISYLIQTLTLLLYSNFTMAQPIPLNKLIGQFDEKIDSNFVALDSTILPVNKKGMYLQKEPTQQLIKAYQAFKKEHPDIPFIIVSATRNYTYQNSIWQRKWGNLSDKLNDPQQIADEILKYSSMPGTSRHHWGTDIDITSVSSEYFQNDKKGIILYKWLQDNLPKYGFCQAFNEGRHGGYQPEEWHWSYKPIASQYIKQYKAILENEPNIITQVLNFIGHDKIDLERLIKEYVLTVNIECY
- a CDS encoding bifunctional tRNA (adenosine(37)-C2)-methyltransferase TrmG/ribosomal RNA large subunit methyltransferase RlmN; this encodes MLTPATPNTSVNSSDTINLNTSNLKSEKINLLDLTRQQLREFFISLGEKPFRADQVMKWIYHFGIDDFDQMTDINKKLREHLKTIAEIKAPVIALEQRSADGTIKWALDVGNNQMIESVYIPERDRATLCVSSQVGCALECKFCSTAQQGFNRNLSVSEIIGQVWRASNAIGVTGKLADRPITNIVMMGMGEPLLNLSNVAPAMEIMLDDFGYGLSKRRVTLSTSGVVPALDKLAGMIDVALAISLHAPNDNIRSEIMPINQKYNMAMLRDSILRYLSTSNANHGKVTIEYVLLNQINDSVEHAHELAKYLKNVPSKINLIPWNPFPGAPYSRCSNTRIDRFMKTLMGYGFTVIVRKTRGDDIDAACGQLAGEVVDRTKRTLYKKQNLVQQTI